A single Argentina anserina chromosome 7, drPotAnse1.1, whole genome shotgun sequence DNA region contains:
- the LOC126802592 gene encoding caffeoylshikimate esterase-like, whose amino-acid sequence MPHPISEANEKSPFGDLTAEEFYSRHSVSHGSDYVTNPRGLKLFTQWWTPLPPTEILGVLAVVHGYTGETSWFVQLTAVHFAKAGFAVCAIDHQGHGFSDGLVAHIPDINPVVDDCVSFFEYFRARHAPSLPSFLYAESLGGAIAILITLRRVGRPWDGLILNGAMCGISAKFKPPWPLEHLLFLVAAVIPTWRVVPTRGSIPEVSFKVEWKRKLALASPRRPLARPRAATALELLRVCKELQGRFEEVEVPLLIVHGGDDVLCDPACVEELYKRASSKDKTLRIHPGMYHQLIGESPEDVELVFGEMADWLRTRAPRASNS is encoded by the coding sequence ATGCCGCACCCGATTTCGGAGGCCAACGAGAAGAGCCCCTTCGGCGACTTAACCGCCGAAGAATTCTACTCCCGCCACTCCGTCTCTCACGGCTCTGACTACGTCACCAACCCCAGGGGCCTCAAGCTCTTCACCCAGTGGTGGACCCCGCTCCCTCCCACGGAGATTCTCGGCGTCCTCGCCGTCGTCCACGGCTACACCGGTGAGACCAGCTGGTTCGTCCAGCTCACCGCCGTCCACTTCGCCAAGGCCGGCTTCGCCGTCTGCGCCATCGACCACCAGGGCCACGGCTTCTCCGACGGCCTCGTCGCCCACATCCCCGACATCAACCCCGTCGTCGACGACTGCGTCTCCTTCTTCGAGTACTTCCGTGCACGCCACGCGCCGTCACTGCCGTCGTTTCTGTACGCCGAGTCCCTCGGCGGCGCCATCGCGATTCTGATCACGCTCCGCCGCGTGGGGAGGCCCTGGGACGGGCTCATCCTCAACGGCGCCATGTGCGGGATCAGCGCCAAGTTCAAGCCGCCGTGGCCGCTCGAGCACCTCCTCTTCCTCGTCGCCGCCGTCATCCCCACGTGGCGCGTCGTCCCCACGCGCGGGTCGATTCCGGAGGTGTCGTTCAAGGTGGAGTGGAAGCGGAAGCTGGCGCTGGCCAGCCCGAGGAGGCCGCTCGCCAGGCCACGCGCAGCCACGGCGCTTGAGCTGCTCAGAGTCTGCAAGGAGCTTCAGGGGAGGTTCGAGGAGGTGGAGGTGCCGCTGCTGATCGTCCACGGCGGCGACGACGTCCTCTGCGACCCCGCGTGCGTTGAGGAGCTCTACAAACGCGCGTCGAGTAAGGACAAGACTCTGAGGATCCACCCCGGCATGTATCACCAGTTGATCGGTGAATCTCCGGAGGACGTCGAGTTGGTTTTCGGAGAAATGGCGGACTGGCTTCGTACACGCGCCCCACGCGCCTCCAATAGTTGA
- the LOC126803698 gene encoding WPP domain-associated protein: protein MDSTMMWIVHNAMNKAHAKMKSKGGVLERLNGISRFYELAAMQLEGCLTFVRKETSYILESSDEQVLSDLSEIRDRLQLRLKESEMAIKDKDRELASLRANPNKPVRSKSDPLEEYMVSNRVSQEDGGGDSEICELKNSVDQQVWHIRQQLEPEYKSKEGNAEVLEGLNNKKIEHLDSDIGVLKETLDLAFGKMQKAIFGSEVRPVEQQWQEAVERHTMSLLIEGFMKDFREHVEEQVCKKQEKRVCFGLKGYWSDLMNEVENLRRDLEPLTLQNEVPKSKTSHEKSSADDSDHGKLETQQSSKGEGLMQEGHEEEKREEEGHLVSKMIKNHESIIQKKSAEAEELNTLKREILRHKANLSGRREEDTFVKRRMQEVMMRVEKLKDWDAKLQVSFINYDKFAHGEDTPSEKRSPKSDATFSENLELDTLSEVWEKMDKVPYGVQGEQQNEGRMLKQEQDESNLKDFIMKEIYVTVLESVVKEICIGLYDNDLENLLWRDICLVLFTELMNQWKENSESNNIESQTREELNCTIHCTVLSEAFKDYGSSINSALAEAQNLRDENNLKAAIREDIVMILYRETTKEWTKWKADYEIAWVLKEELDQLVFHETIKDIVDTASYDLAQHQDIVARNFLQSAESLVKEDLQMVFIRQTIEQWNMELNAFDIESLIREDIYDFVIVEAVKDAFVLLREDADPGNQDKFSKAILFVHKLHDCRQVSSTDENVNDKIESLFSLTEVEENMVQSESFKMKGYNADLDSVSLECESSHLGSSVGIMLSDSKKGYNQTSTEVGYTKLDYCQPIVYEKVLINSSDSMFTPFLQLSEEMVTFQHTTNEKLEMNFLRYCSINKYSQGFDYDPKMTNQTALIFFDRMDNMKHHVDNLAVPVSSLRKQELLYKEAFRRRCHDLWKAETEVDLLGDQVDCLLGLLEKIYTILYSHSPVLQQYSEVSDILELIKKKLVGVFNASKD from the exons ATGGATTCAACCATGATGTGGATTGTGCACAATGCGATGAACAAAGCTCATGCGAAAATGAAATCGAAGGGAGGCGTTCTTGAGCGCTTGAATGGGATTTCGAGGTTCTATGAATTGGCGGCAATGCAATTGGAGGGGTGCTTGACGTTTGTTAGAAAAGAAACCAGCTACATTCTGGAGAGCAGTGATGAGCAGGTGCTTTCGGACTTGAGCGAGATTCGTGACCGCCTTCAGCTGCGTCTGAAGGAGTCTGAGATGGCTATCAAGGACAAGGACCGGGAGTTGGCTTCTCTGCGAGCGAATCCCAACAAGCCTGTGAGGTCAAAGAGTGATCCTCTTGAGGAGTACATGGTTAGTAATCGAGTGAGTCAAGAGGATGGTGGTGGAGATAGTGAGATTTGCGAGCTGAAGAATTCGGTTGATCAGCAGGTCTGGCATATCAGACAACAGCTTGAACCTGAGTACAAGTCTAAGGAGGGGAATGCAGAAGTACTAGAAGGGTTGAACAATAAGAAGATTGAGCATTTGGATTCAGACATAGGGGTGTTGAAGGAGACTTTGGATCTTGCTTTTGGGAAAATGCAGAAAGCGATTTTTGGTTCTGAGGTTAGGCCAGTAGAGCAGCAATGGCAAGAGGCTGTGGAGAGACATACAATGTCTCTTTTGATTGAAGGGTTTATGAAGGATTTCCGAGAACATGTTGAAGAACAAGTGTGCAAGAAGCAAGAGAAGCGGGTTTGTTTTGGCCTGAAGGGGTACTGGTCTGATTTGATGAATGAGGTTGAGAACTTGCGTCGTGATTTAGAGCCTTTGACTCTTCAAAATGAGGTGCCGAAGTCTAAGACAAGTCACGAAAAAAGTTCAGCAGATGATTCAGATCATGGAAAGCTTGAAACGCAGCAGTCCTCAAAGGGTGAAGGACTCATGCAAGAGGGACATGAAGaggaaaaaagagaggagGAAGGCCACTTGGTTTCGAAGATGATAAAGAATCATGAATCAATTATCCAGAAGAAAAGTGCAGAGGCAGAAGAGCTGAATACTCTAAAGCGTGAAATTCTTCGACATAAAGCGAATTTGTCTGGCAGGAGAGAAGAGGACACATTTGTGAAAAGAAGGATGCAAGAAGTTATGATGAGGGTAGAGAAATTGAAAGATTGGGATGCCAAGCTGCAAGTCTCTTTTATTAACTATGATAAGTTTGCTCATGGGGAAGACACTCCTTCAGAGAAGAGGTCTCCAAAATCTGATGCAACATTTTCTGAGAATTTGGAACTTGATACTTTGTCAGAGGTATGGGAGAAGATGGATAAAGTGCCTTATGGAGTTCAAGGAGAACAGCAAAATGAGGGGAGAATGCTGAAGCAAGAACAAGATGAATCAAACTTGAAAGATTTCATAATGAAAGAGATCTATGTTACTGTTTTGGAAAGTGTAGTGAAGGAAATATGTATTGGGCTATACGATAACGACTTGGAAAACCTGCTGTGGAGGGATATATGTCTGGTACTTTTCACAGAACTGATGAATCAGTGGAAAGAGAACAGTGAGAGTAACAACATTGAATCTCAAACTAGGGAAGAGCTAAACTGCACTATACATTGCACAGTCCTTAGTGAGGCATTCAAGGATTATGGCTCAAGTATTAACTCTGCACTAGCGGAAGCTCAAAATTTGAGGGATGAAAATAACTTGAAAGCTGCAATAAGAGAGGATATAGTTATGATTTTATATCGTGAAACGACTAAGGAATGGACTAAATGGAAAGCTGATTATGAAATTGCATGGGTTCTTAAGGAAGAGCTTGATCAGCTGGTTTTTCATGAGACCATCAAAGATATAGTTGACACAGCGAGTTATGATTTGGCTCAACACCAAGATATTGTTGCCAGGAACTTTCTTCAGAGCGCAGAAAGCTTAGTTAAGGAGGATCTCCAAATGGTTTTCATCAGACAAACTATTGAACAATGGAACATGGAGTTGAATGCTTTTGATATAGAGAGTCTGATTAGGGAAGATATCTATGATTTTGTCATTGTTGAGGCAGTGAAAGATGCATTTGTTCTGCTTAGAGAAGACGCTGATCCTGGGAATCAAGACAAATTCTCTAAAGCTATTCTTTTCGTGCACAAGTTACACGATTGTAGACAGGTCAGTAGTACAGATGAAAATGTGAATGATAAGATTGAGTCTCTTTTCAGCTTAACAGAAGTTGAGGAAAACATGGTGCAAAGTGAAAGTTTCAAAATGAAGGGTTACAATGCAGACCTTGACTCTGTAAGCTTGGAATGTGAATCAAGCCACCTGGGATCTAGTGTAGGCATAATGCTCAGTGATTCCAAGAAGGGTTATAATCAAACATCTACTGAAGTCGGTTACACAAAGTTGGATTATTGCCAGCCAATAGTATATGAAAAGGTGCTGATAAATTCATCTGATTCTATGTTTACACCTTTCCTCCAACTTTCAGAAGAGATGGTTACTTTTCAGCACACTACAAATGAAAAGTTGGAGATGAACTTCTTGAGGTACTGTTCTATAAACAAATACTCACAAGGGTTTGATTATGACCCTAAGATG ACTAATCAGACTGCTCTGATATTCTTCGACAGAATGGACAACATGAAGCATCATGTAGATAACCTTGCTGTGCCGGTTTCTTCCTTGAGAAAACAGGAATTACTGTATAAGGAAGCCTTTAGAAGGAGATGCCACGATCTCTGGAAAGCTGAAACTGAG GTGGATCTTCTAGGAGATCAAGTTGATTGTCTACTTGGTCTTCTCgagaaaatatacacaatactGTATTCTCATTCACCAGTTCTGCAGCAGTATTCTGAG GTCTCGGACATCTTAGAGTTGATCAAGAAGAAACTAGTTGGAGTTTTCAATGCTTCTAAAGACTGA
- the LOC126803699 gene encoding uncharacterized protein LOC126803699 encodes MGSRRITGNEDNLQDVRLHSLVTTYAASPSRPTPISTPKTIPAFCPPLSPLDPFSLGSGGGGAPGGDGDGCGGAAPGGDGDGCGGDLGGLLGGLLGGLLGVGLGARNGAAAGAGTGAGAALTWYKRFTKLV; translated from the exons ATGGGGAGCAGGAGAATAACAGGAAATGAAGATAATCTACAAGATGTTAGATTACATTCTCTAGTTacg ACATATGCAGCAAGCCCCAGCAGACCTACCCCGATTAGTACTCCGAAAACTATCCCTGCCTTTTGTCCACCACTCAGTCCTTTGGACCCTTTTTCCTTGggaagtggtggtggtggtgctcCTGGGGGTGACGGTGACGGTTGTGGTGGTGCTGCTCCTGGAGGTGACGGTGacggttgtggtggtgatttAGGTGGACTACTAGGTGGACTACTGGGTGGACTACTAGGTGTAGGACTTGGTGCTCGGAATGGTGCTGCAGCTGGTGCTGGGACTGGTGCTGGGGCTGCACTAACTTGGTACAAACGGTTTACAAAGTTAGTGTAG